Below is a genomic region from Granulicella sp. L56.
ATACCGCACCGGATCACACTATTTCCGTAGAATTTGCCGAATACCACAATGCTAGGGTGAGTCAATGACTCCCTTCCCGTACCCCTGTAGTGGGCCGGGTAGTTGCTATGCGTCCATTGTGAGCAGTACGGTGCGGACGCCTGTTCCTGCACCGATAAAGGTATCAGGGGGAAGCTCTTCTCAGATACCGCCTCGGGCGTCAACGATGGGACGCAGTTTGTCATTCTGACGCGGGCCGTTCGCGCATATCGCGACAAGCCGACCACCAGGGGAGAGGTAACGGAGTGCGTGGGTAATGTGCTTGATGTCCTGGCCGTTTGCAAACGGAGGATTCATCAGAATCCGGTCAAAGGTCCCAAGCTCGTCGTTTCACTCCAGGAAATCCCCTTGATGGACATGTAGACCGGAGAGGCCAAGGGTGAGCAGACTCCGCACAAGCTGACCGTTGATTTCCACGGCTACTTTGTCCGGTGCATTGCCGATCAAGCGCAGGATGTTGCCGGTTCCCGCGCTTGGCTCCCGGACGCGGTGCATCTCTTCGATCCCAGCGAGCTCGACCATACGCGCGGCCAGCGCGGGCGGGGTAGGGAACAGTTGCGGAGGTGTCACGACTTGCACCCCTGTCTTGAGTGATTGCCGCATGGCCTCGATTCCGCTACCGAGAGCGAAGGGGCCGACCTTCGCCCCTGGCTGCGCCCTGAGGTGTCCCCTCTGTTGATTGTCAGTTGACAGCGGGAGGTATCTGTCCGATTTGCCGACTTCTCAGCCAAGTGGATTGACCGCGGTTTGGCGACGATCTCTGGGTTGAATACCACATAGTGATGGGCAAAGTTGATATAGACACCATTGAAGAGCGCGGTTGGCAACACTCCATCCTCTTCGCGGTCTGGGAGATTCTGCGCAGTGCTCACCGGTGTTACAAACGGAACTTGGCTAAAGGTACGGCTCCCGACTCGCATATCTTGTGGCGGCAGGAGAGCAAAGGATTGTTGTGATTTGCTCGAGTTGTCTCCTCGTAGCTTGGCGCGCTTCAATAACGGCAGTACCGTTTTCTTGTTGGCTGCGTAGAGAATGGGTCCGTCACTGCCGGAATCCAGCTGCAGCAGAACCTGACGGCTTCCAGTACCGGAGAGACGTACCGGGATGACCAGTCGTTCCGTCAATGGCAATTCATTTTCGGGACGCTGGGGCGCCACCAGTGGAATACGCTCGCCGCGCACGTATTCCTGCATCATTCTTGCCTCATCGAGACAAAGCAGTCTTTGCGGGTAGTCGATGAGCAGGTCGAAATGCGCGAGAAAATTCTCGCCGAGAACCCCTCGAATGCGGCGGTCGGCGGCTTGAATCTGCTCCAAGTCCTCGACGACGACATATGAAT
It encodes:
- a CDS encoding retropepsin-like aspartic protease: MKYPIQLLLCVGLGINLSALQAEHHCPGNIDGITPRFIQRALIVIPVKINRAGPFDFMLDTGTQITVVDPLLASEIGLKSEGTVGLVKTASYSQASVATLDTLEAGSHVVANSYVVVEDLEQIQAADRRIRGVLGENFLAHFDLLIDYPQRLLCLDEARMMQEYVRGERIPLVAPQRPENELPLTERLVIPVRLSGTGSRQVLLQLDSGSDGPILYAANKKTVLPLLKRAKLRGDNSSKSQQSFALLPPQDMRVGSRTFSQVPFVTPVSTAQNLPDREEDGVLPTALFNGVYINFAHHYVVFNPEIVAKPRSIHLAEKSANRTDTSRCQLTINRGDTSGRSQGRRSAPSLSVAESRPCGNHSRQGCKS